Proteins from one Suncus etruscus isolate mSunEtr1 chromosome 3, mSunEtr1.pri.cur, whole genome shotgun sequence genomic window:
- the ATP6V1D gene encoding V-type proton ATPase subunit D — translation MSAKDRIEIFPSRMAQTIMKARLKGAQTGRNLLKKKSDALTLRFRQILKKIIETKVLMGEVMREAAFSLAEAKFTAGDFSTTVIQNVNKAQVKIRAKKDNVAGVTLPIFEHYHEGTDSYELTGLARGGEQLAKLKRNYAKAVELLVELASLQTSFVTLDEAIKITNRRVNAIEHVVIPRIERTLAYIITELDEREREEFYRLKKIQEKKKALKEKTEKDLEQRRAAGEVMVEPANLLVEEKDEDLLFE, via the exons ATGTCGGCCAAAGACCGCATCGAGATCTTTCCGTCGAGAAT gGCACAGACCATCATGAAGGCTCGATTGAAAGGTGCACAGACAGGTCGAAACCTCCTGAAGAAAAAATCTGACGCCTTAACTCTCCGATTTCGACAGATCTTAAAGAAGATAATTGAG ACTAAGGTGTTGATGGGCGAAGTAATGAGAGAAGCAGCATTTTCTCTTGCTGAAGCCAAGTTTACAGCCGGGGACTTCAG CACCACTGTTATTCAAAACGTCAATAAAGCCCAGGTGAAGATTCGAGCGAAGAAGGATAATGTAGCAG GTGTTACTTTGCCCATATTTGAACATTATCATGAAGGAACTGACA GCTACGAACTGACTGGTTTAGCCAGAGGTGGGGAGCAGCtggcaaaattaaaaagaaactatgcCAAAGCAGTGGAACTACTGGTAGAACTAGCTTCCCTGCAG ACGTCTTTTGTTACTCTGGATGAAGCTATTAAGATCACCAACCGGCGTGTAAATGCCATCGAACACG ttgtcATTCCTCGGATTGAACGTACCCTTGCTTATATCATCACAGAGCTGGATGAGAGAGAACGAGAAGAATTCTATAG ATTAAAGAAAATACAGGAGAAGAAGAAGGCTCTTAAGGAAAAAACGGAGAAGGATTTGGAGCAGCGAAGGGCAGCTGGAGAGGTCATGGTGGAGCCTGCGAATCTTCTGGTGGAGGAGAAGGATGAGGACCTTCTCTTTGAATAA